A window of Polaribacter litorisediminis contains these coding sequences:
- a CDS encoding NAD(P)/FAD-dependent oxidoreductase — translation MKKEIAIIGGGPSAFLLAAFLNPEKFRVTIYEKNKTAGRKFLVAGKGGFNLTHSEPMDQFIKRYTSNTFLDKSLHHFTNTDFRNWLDQIGISTYIGSSKRVYPKEGIKPIEVLNAILKNLLAKGVTLKYEHTFVDWDNNHNPIINHQSIEVDYTVFSLGGSSWKKTGSDGLWLHIFSNNGIKTKVFEASNCAYQIDWKPNFIQKHAGTPLKNVSISCHEKIQKGEAVITNFGLEGNAIYGLSPQIREQLFTHSKATIFIDLKPSLTLENVLSKIKNSIYKNTTQVLKKELKLTVAQIDLLKAHLSKETYLNPKSLSENIKNFPLRINKAATIDEAISSVGGIDLKSLTEKFELKNMPNQYCIGEMLNWDAPTGGYLLQGCASMGVFLANHLNKKY, via the coding sequence ATGAAAAAAGAAATTGCAATTATTGGCGGCGGACCTTCAGCTTTTCTATTAGCTGCTTTTTTAAATCCAGAAAAATTTAGGGTGACTATCTATGAAAAAAACAAAACTGCAGGTCGTAAATTTTTAGTTGCCGGTAAAGGTGGATTTAATTTAACCCATTCAGAACCTATGGATCAATTTATAAAACGCTACACGTCAAATACCTTTTTAGACAAATCCTTACATCATTTTACCAATACTGATTTCAGAAATTGGCTAGATCAAATAGGTATTTCAACATACATTGGAAGCAGTAAAAGAGTGTATCCTAAAGAAGGGATTAAACCCATTGAAGTTTTAAATGCAATACTGAAAAACCTACTAGCAAAAGGAGTAACCTTAAAATACGAACATACTTTTGTGGATTGGGACAATAATCATAATCCGATTATCAATCATCAAAGTATAGAAGTAGATTACACCGTTTTTTCTTTAGGAGGATCAAGTTGGAAAAAAACAGGATCTGACGGATTATGGCTCCATATTTTTTCTAACAATGGCATCAAAACAAAAGTTTTTGAAGCATCAAACTGCGCCTATCAAATTGATTGGAAACCTAATTTTATTCAGAAACACGCAGGCACTCCTTTAAAAAACGTTTCGATTTCTTGCCATGAAAAAATTCAGAAAGGAGAAGCTGTTATTACCAATTTTGGTTTGGAAGGAAACGCTATTTATGGATTAAGTCCACAAATTAGAGAACAATTGTTTACACATTCAAAAGCAACTATTTTTATTGATTTGAAACCTTCGCTAACTTTAGAGAATGTTCTATCTAAAATAAAAAACTCGATCTATAAAAACACCACTCAAGTCTTAAAAAAAGAACTCAAACTCACTGTTGCTCAAATCGATTTATTAAAAGCGCATCTTTCTAAAGAAACTTATTTAAATCCTAAATCTTTATCAGAAAACATTAAAAATTTTCCTTTAAGAATCAACAAAGCCGCAACCATTGACGAAGCCATTTCTTCAGTTGGCGGCATTGATTTAAAATCGCTCACCGAAAAATTTGAACTCAAAAACATGCCCAATCAGTATTGTATTGGCGAAATGTTAAATTGGGACGCTCCAACTGGCGGATACCTTTTACAAGGTTGCGCAAGCATGGGTGTATTCTTGGCCAATCACCTGAACAAAAAGTATTAA
- a CDS encoding helix-turn-helix domain-containing protein — protein sequence MLSVEEKRDSDHVKVMAKYFNAKLDEGNNASTISMDNTIANGFISSYRLFNGLTVWVYNITFREDFDVELQFSEDRPYYFSYNVKGYFLHKFGEEEKYAKILQNQNMVVRGSSKSSVRIVFPAKVKLELAIIIIDTKLLVHQKIRNAQRIYTNIQDIFKNIPANIHYRHLGNIDPETNVYASIVTKNKETDLVAGLLTEGAVINMLASQINAYKKETSGKNKIPKLSKIELSKISTIGDYIINHIEEKISIQELSSIFLLSPKKLQAGVKHLYGVTIGNYILNLKMGHAKHLYISTDYNTSEICSQIGISSKSYFSKVFKDRYGISPSLFRKNLIG from the coding sequence ATGCTAAGTGTAGAAGAAAAACGCGATTCCGATCATGTTAAAGTAATGGCCAAATACTTTAATGCAAAGTTAGATGAAGGAAATAATGCATCAACAATATCCATGGACAATACTATAGCAAATGGATTTATTAGCTCTTACAGATTGTTTAATGGTTTAACAGTTTGGGTTTATAATATTACTTTTAGAGAAGATTTTGATGTAGAACTTCAATTTTCTGAGGACAGGCCTTATTATTTTTCATATAATGTAAAAGGATATTTTCTTCATAAATTTGGAGAAGAAGAAAAGTATGCAAAAATTCTACAAAACCAGAATATGGTTGTAAGAGGTAGTTCTAAATCTTCTGTACGCATTGTTTTTCCTGCAAAAGTTAAACTAGAATTGGCGATTATAATAATAGACACAAAACTTCTAGTACATCAAAAAATAAGAAACGCTCAAAGAATTTATACAAATATTCAAGATATTTTTAAAAATATTCCTGCAAACATTCATTATAGACATTTAGGAAATATAGATCCTGAAACAAACGTTTACGCTTCAATTGTTACTAAAAATAAAGAAACAGATCTTGTAGCAGGTCTTCTTACTGAAGGTGCCGTTATTAACATGTTAGCATCACAAATAAATGCTTACAAAAAGGAAACATCAGGGAAAAACAAAATACCAAAACTAAGTAAAATAGAGCTTTCAAAAATAAGCACTATAGGAGATTATATAATTAATCATATTGAAGAAAAAATATCAATCCAAGAATTAAGTTCAATATTTTTATTGAGTCCCAAAAAGCTTCAAGCTGGAGTAAAACATCTTTATGGAGTTACTATAGGCAATTATATTCTAAACCTAAAAATGGGGCATGCAAAACATTTATACATTTCCACAGATTATAATACCTCAGAAATTTGTAGCCAAATTGGTATTTCCAGTAAAAGTTATTTCTCTAAAGTTTTTAAGGATAGGTATGGAATTTCACCAAGTTTGTTTAGAAAAAATTTAATTGGGTAA
- a CDS encoding amidohydrolase family protein — translation MNFSRVLQIAIFLFTFNVFSQDNYLGEGPFDQLIIRGVTLINGDGSPPRGPVDIVVENNIITKIEVVGYPGVKINKDKRPKLKNGGKELDASGMYLLPGFIDMHGHIGGDSQGASPEYVFKLWMAHGITTVRQPSGIDAKEVKQLSAKNKIVAPRIFDYVGFGSGAKNGINTPEEARAWVRENAKNGADGIKFFGAEPQIMQAALEENKKLGLGSACHHAQLSVARWNVLHSARAGLTSMEHWYGLPEALFEDRTVQNYPLDYNYQNEQHRFEEAGKLWGQAAKPYSEHWNNVMNELLELDFTLDPTFNIYEASRDLHRARRAEWHEEYTLPSLWKFYEPSKISHGSYWHDWGTEQEVSWRKNYQLWMTFINEYKNRGGRVTAGSDSGFIYQLYGFAYIRELELLREAGFHPLEVIRAATLNGAEALGWDDKIGSIQVGKLADFVIVDENPLRNLKVLYGTGAVKLTKKNEVIRAGGVKYTIKDGVIYDAKILLADVKKMVDEEKAKSNWKLVQPGMKK, via the coding sequence ATGAATTTTTCTAGAGTATTACAAATAGCTATTTTTTTATTCACTTTTAATGTCTTTTCTCAAGACAATTATTTAGGAGAAGGTCCTTTTGATCAATTAATTATTAGAGGCGTAACTTTAATAAATGGTGATGGTTCACCTCCAAGAGGTCCGGTAGATATTGTGGTAGAAAATAATATAATTACCAAAATAGAAGTGGTCGGTTATCCAGGTGTTAAAATCAACAAAGACAAACGCCCAAAACTTAAAAACGGAGGTAAGGAATTAGATGCAAGTGGTATGTACCTATTGCCTGGTTTTATAGATATGCATGGTCATATAGGAGGAGATTCGCAAGGAGCAAGTCCTGAATATGTTTTTAAATTATGGATGGCACACGGCATAACAACAGTAAGACAACCAAGTGGAATTGATGCAAAAGAAGTAAAACAATTAAGCGCAAAAAATAAAATTGTTGCTCCAAGAATTTTCGATTATGTTGGTTTTGGTTCTGGTGCTAAAAATGGTATAAATACACCAGAAGAAGCTAGAGCCTGGGTAAGAGAAAATGCAAAAAATGGGGCAGATGGAATTAAGTTTTTTGGAGCTGAACCTCAAATAATGCAAGCCGCACTTGAAGAAAATAAAAAACTAGGATTGGGTTCTGCGTGTCATCATGCACAATTAAGTGTTGCACGCTGGAATGTATTGCATTCTGCAAGAGCAGGTTTAACCTCTATGGAGCATTGGTATGGTTTGCCAGAAGCCCTATTTGAAGATAGAACCGTACAAAATTATCCATTAGATTACAATTACCAAAATGAGCAACATCGTTTTGAAGAAGCTGGTAAATTATGGGGGCAAGCTGCAAAACCATACTCAGAACACTGGAATAATGTAATGAATGAATTATTAGAATTAGATTTTACTTTAGACCCAACTTTTAATATTTATGAGGCAAGTAGAGATTTGCACAGGGCAAGAAGAGCTGAATGGCATGAAGAGTATACTTTACCTTCTTTATGGAAATTTTACGAACCTAGTAAAATTTCTCATGGCTCTTATTGGCATGATTGGGGTACAGAACAAGAAGTTTCTTGGCGTAAAAATTATCAATTATGGATGACTTTTATCAACGAATATAAAAATAGAGGAGGTAGAGTTACAGCAGGTTCAGATTCTGGTTTTATTTATCAATTGTATGGTTTTGCATACATTAGAGAATTAGAGTTATTAAGAGAAGCTGGTTTTCATCCTTTAGAAGTAATAAGGGCAGCCACTTTGAATGGTGCAGAAGCCTTAGGATGGGATGATAAAATTGGTTCAATTCAAGTAGGTAAATTGGCGGATTTTGTAATTGTTGATGAAAACCCACTTCGAAATTTAAAAGTTTTATACGGAACTGGCGCAGTAAAATTGACTAAAAAAAATGAAGTAATTAGAGCAGGTGGTGTAAAATATACCATAAAAGATGGTGTTATTTACGATGCAAAAATATTACTTGCTGATGTAAAGAAAATGGTGGATGAAGAAAAAGCAAAAAGTAATTGGAAATTGGTTCAACCAGGAATGAAAAAATAA
- a CDS encoding YgiQ family radical SAM protein gives MQGTTKHQLTDWLPTTNKEVKIRGWEQLDVILFSGDAYVDHPSFGPAVIGRILESYGLKVAIVPQPSVHDNLQDFEKLGKPRLFFGCTGGCMDPMVSNYTASKKRRDKDAYTPNGDKGFRPDYATSVYSNILKEKFPDVPILIGGIEASLRRVTHYDYWSDKLLPTILETSKADMLVYGMGEQPLREIVTLLQKGVPFSSLKNIKQTAVLIDQKNEKLPVVNDWDDVTINSHEACLGDKKTFASNFKTIEQESNKLKARRILQEVKGRTLVINPPFPTMTEKEIDGSFDLPFTRLPHPKYDKRGPIPAFEMIKFSINIHRGCFGGCSFCTISAHQGKFIASRSQESILKEVDKVASMPDFKGYLSDIGGPSANMYQMKGKVQSICDKCVAPSCISPVICSNLDTSHKPLTDLYQAVDKHPKIKKSFIGSGIRHDMLVPEFNKNADSKELDAYTEEVMTKHVSGRLKVAPEHTSDPVLKLMRKPSFKYFHMFKERFDKINIKKKLNLQLIPYFISSHPASEVEDMANLAAETKDMGFQLEQVQGFTPTPMTVATVIYYSGYHPYTLKPTKTPKTKKEKEDQHKFFFWYKKENKDWIKNTLNKVGRSDLLQVLLPENNSWKKNKTSHKTAQHTFDDAIPFNRRKKKVSRAPKKRR, from the coding sequence ATGCAAGGAACTACAAAACATCAATTAACAGATTGGTTACCAACAACAAACAAAGAAGTAAAAATTCGTGGTTGGGAACAATTAGACGTAATACTTTTTAGTGGTGATGCCTATGTGGATCATCCATCATTTGGGCCCGCAGTAATTGGCCGTATTTTAGAAAGTTATGGTTTAAAAGTAGCCATTGTGCCACAACCTAGTGTGCATGATAATTTGCAAGATTTTGAAAAATTAGGAAAGCCTAGATTGTTTTTTGGTTGTACGGGAGGCTGCATGGATCCGATGGTGTCTAATTATACGGCAAGTAAAAAACGAAGGGATAAAGATGCATACACACCAAATGGTGATAAAGGTTTTAGGCCTGATTATGCAACTTCTGTGTATTCGAATATCTTAAAAGAGAAATTTCCGGATGTGCCTATTTTAATTGGCGGAATTGAAGCTTCTTTAAGACGCGTAACACATTATGATTATTGGTCTGATAAGCTATTGCCAACAATTTTAGAAACTTCTAAAGCTGATATGTTGGTGTACGGAATGGGAGAACAACCTTTGCGAGAAATTGTAACTTTATTGCAGAAAGGAGTTCCGTTTTCTAGTTTAAAAAACATTAAACAAACGGCGGTTTTAATCGATCAAAAGAATGAAAAATTGCCGGTTGTCAATGATTGGGATGATGTTACTATCAATTCTCATGAGGCTTGTTTAGGGGATAAAAAAACATTTGCTTCTAATTTTAAGACGATAGAACAAGAGTCCAATAAATTAAAGGCAAGAAGAATTTTACAGGAAGTAAAAGGTAGAACTTTAGTGATCAATCCGCCTTTTCCAACAATGACAGAAAAGGAAATTGATGGTTCTTTTGATTTGCCTTTTACGCGTTTACCGCATCCAAAATACGATAAACGTGGTCCAATACCTGCGTTCGAAATGATAAAATTTTCAATTAACATTCATAGAGGATGTTTTGGTGGTTGTAGTTTTTGTACGATTTCTGCGCACCAAGGAAAATTTATTGCGAGTAGAAGTCAAGAATCTATTTTAAAGGAAGTTGATAAAGTAGCGAGCATGCCCGATTTTAAAGGGTATTTATCTGATATTGGTGGGCCTTCTGCAAATATGTATCAGATGAAAGGAAAGGTGCAATCTATTTGTGATAAATGTGTGGCACCAAGCTGTATTTCGCCTGTAATCTGTTCTAATTTAGATACTTCTCATAAACCTTTAACGGATTTATATCAAGCGGTGGATAAGCATCCCAAGATAAAAAAATCTTTTATTGGAAGTGGAATTCGACACGATATGTTAGTGCCTGAATTTAATAAAAACGCAGACTCAAAAGAATTAGATGCCTACACAGAAGAGGTCATGACCAAGCATGTTTCAGGACGTTTAAAAGTAGCTCCAGAACATACTTCTGACCCTGTTTTAAAGTTGATGCGAAAACCGTCTTTTAAGTATTTTCATATGTTTAAGGAACGTTTTGATAAAATTAACATCAAGAAGAAATTGAACTTGCAATTGATTCCGTATTTTATATCAAGTCACCCAGCTAGTGAAGTAGAAGATATGGCAAATTTGGCGGCGGAAACCAAAGATATGGGCTTTCAGTTAGAGCAAGTGCAAGGTTTTACACCAACGCCAATGACGGTTGCAACGGTTATTTATTATTCCGGGTACCATCCATATACGTTAAAACCAACTAAAACTCCAAAGACTAAAAAGGAGAAAGAAGATCAACATAAATTTTTCTTTTGGTACAAAAAAGAAAATAAAGATTGGATTAAAAATACATTGAACAAAGTTGGCAGATCTGATTTATTACAAGTTTTATTACCAGAAAATAATTCTTGGAAAAAGAATAAAACAAGTCATAAAACGGCACAACATACTTTTGATGATGCAATTCCTTTTAATAGAAGAAAGAAAAAAGTGAGTAGAGCGCCTAAAAAGAGGAGGTAG
- a CDS encoding peptidase M61, whose product MKKILIAFITIVFFGSCATTKINSNKRKLIEVAINLNNVVDDKVQVEVNPQKIKENTIVYQIPAIVPGTYAKSDYGKFISDFKAFDYNGNEIATTKLDTNSWQINNAKKMDKITYWVDDTFDSEKEHNIYVMAGTNIEEGKNFFLNLPGFVGYFKGKKESPYNLSIKHPADLYETSSLINKNTTKETNTEDIFFASRYDEISDNPIMYAPLNTVNFTVGGVNVSLAVYSPNNVHAASDMEEDLKKMVLAQTNFLEGFKTTNEYNILLYLFDPEVYKWQSFGALEHLSSTTVVYPETYSKQQLANGMINGTVSHEFFHIVTPLSVHSEEIHSFNFNTPNMSKHLWMYEGITEYFANLFQVNQGLITEQQFIDEMKGKIASSLRYNDTMSFTKMSKNILEDEYAKNYGNVYQKGALIGMCLDILLREESKGAYGVRNLMKDLSDKYGANKPFKDDEILAEIVSMTYPSVGTFFENHLTGNIAINYSEFLNKVGVVKEIETVDASYFLDSQRQLFISANNQQEVFFTDRKNTALSALGVKPGDILKSVNGEAVTLQSARIVIGKSMQWQEGDALVFEVIRNGETLKLEGNFMKSSTEVEKLIIEDLPDTNPKKKLRDAWLKAL is encoded by the coding sequence ATGAAAAAAATATTAATTGCATTTATTACAATTGTTTTTTTTGGAAGCTGTGCAACTACCAAAATAAACTCAAACAAACGAAAATTAATTGAAGTAGCCATCAACTTAAACAATGTTGTTGATGACAAAGTTCAAGTTGAAGTAAACCCTCAAAAAATAAAAGAAAATACAATTGTATATCAAATTCCTGCTATTGTTCCTGGAACCTACGCCAAGAGCGATTATGGGAAATTTATTTCAGACTTTAAGGCTTTTGATTATAATGGGAATGAAATAGCAACTACAAAATTAGACACCAATTCTTGGCAAATTAACAATGCCAAAAAAATGGATAAAATTACCTATTGGGTCGATGACACATTTGATTCTGAAAAAGAACATAACATTTACGTAATGGCAGGAACAAATATAGAAGAGGGTAAAAATTTCTTTTTAAACTTACCAGGTTTTGTGGGATATTTTAAAGGCAAAAAAGAATCGCCTTATAATTTGTCTATCAAACATCCTGCAGATTTGTATGAAACTTCTTCTTTAATCAATAAAAATACTACGAAAGAAACCAATACTGAAGATATCTTTTTTGCGAGCAGATACGATGAAATTTCAGACAACCCAATAATGTACGCGCCATTAAATACCGTAAACTTTACGGTTGGCGGAGTTAATGTTTCTTTAGCCGTTTACTCTCCCAACAATGTGCACGCTGCAAGCGACATGGAAGAAGATTTAAAGAAAATGGTCTTAGCGCAAACTAACTTTTTAGAAGGATTCAAAACAACCAACGAATACAATATTTTATTATATCTTTTTGACCCCGAAGTTTATAAATGGCAAAGTTTTGGTGCTTTAGAACACTTATCTTCTACAACAGTAGTATATCCAGAAACGTATTCTAAACAGCAACTTGCAAACGGAATGATTAACGGAACTGTTTCTCATGAGTTTTTTCATATTGTAACGCCACTTTCTGTGCATTCAGAAGAAATTCATTCTTTTAATTTTAACACACCAAATATGTCGAAACATTTATGGATGTATGAGGGAATTACAGAATATTTTGCAAATCTTTTTCAGGTAAATCAAGGCTTGATCACAGAACAGCAATTTATTGATGAAATGAAAGGAAAAATTGCGAGCTCTTTGCGTTATAATGATACGATGTCTTTTACTAAAATGAGTAAAAATATTTTAGAAGATGAATATGCTAAAAATTATGGAAATGTATATCAAAAAGGGGCTTTAATTGGCATGTGCTTAGATATCTTATTAAGAGAAGAGAGCAAAGGTGCATACGGAGTTAGAAATTTAATGAAAGATTTATCTGATAAATATGGTGCTAACAAACCTTTTAAAGATGATGAAATTTTAGCTGAAATTGTAAGTATGACGTATCCTTCAGTAGGCACCTTTTTTGAGAACCACTTAACTGGAAATATAGCCATTAATTATTCAGAATTTTTAAACAAAGTGGGCGTTGTAAAAGAAATAGAAACCGTTGATGCTTCTTACTTTTTAGACAGCCAAAGGCAGTTGTTTATTTCTGCAAACAACCAACAAGAAGTTTTCTTTACCGATAGAAAAAACACAGCTTTAAGTGCTTTGGGCGTAAAACCTGGCGATATTTTAAAATCTGTAAACGGTGAAGCTGTTACGTTACAAAGTGCAAGAATTGTTATTGGAAAATCTATGCAATGGCAAGAAGGAGATGCTTTAGTTTTTGAAGTTATCAGAAATGGTGAAACTTTAAAATTAGAAGGTAATTTTATGAAAAGCTCCACAGAAGTTGAAAAGCTAATTATTGAAGACTTGCCAGATACAAATCCGAAGAAAAAATTACGAGATGCTTGGTTAAAAGCCTTGTAA
- the folP gene encoding dihydropteroate synthase, whose translation MTINCKGTLIDVSSPKVMGILNITPDSFYDGGKYKNESEILNQVEKMLFEGATFIDVGAYSSRPGAQHISEEIELKRILPVVNLLIKNFPEIIISVDTFRSKVAQETIHLGAAMINDISGGKMDANMFKTVSNLQVPYVLMHMLGTPQNMQKNPVYNDVLQDIISFFAEQIFKLHQLQLNDIIIDVGFGFGKTIDHNFEILKNLSLFKNLDAPILAGVSRKSMLYKTLGISAQEALNATTSANTIALLNGANILRVHDVKEAVEAVKIVAQVL comes from the coding sequence ATGACCATAAACTGTAAAGGAACTTTAATAGACGTATCATCACCAAAAGTGATGGGGATTTTAAATATAACGCCAGATTCTTTTTATGATGGCGGTAAATATAAAAATGAATCAGAAATTTTAAATCAGGTAGAGAAAATGCTTTTTGAAGGTGCCACTTTTATTGATGTGGGAGCGTATTCATCAAGACCAGGAGCTCAGCATATTTCTGAGGAGATAGAGTTGAAAAGAATTCTTCCGGTGGTGAACTTGTTGATAAAAAATTTCCCTGAAATTATCATTTCAGTCGATACTTTTAGAAGTAAAGTGGCGCAAGAAACCATTCATTTAGGAGCTGCCATGATTAACGATATTTCTGGTGGTAAAATGGATGCAAACATGTTTAAAACGGTATCTAATTTGCAAGTTCCTTATGTTTTAATGCACATGTTAGGTACTCCGCAAAACATGCAGAAAAACCCTGTTTATAATGATGTTTTGCAAGATATTATTTCCTTTTTTGCAGAACAGATTTTTAAATTACATCAACTACAACTCAATGATATTATTATTGATGTTGGTTTCGGATTTGGAAAAACAATAGATCATAATTTTGAGATTCTCAAAAATCTATCACTTTTTAAAAATTTAGATGCGCCAATATTAGCCGGTGTTTCAAGAAAATCGATGTTGTATAAAACCTTGGGTATTTCTGCACAAGAAGCTTTAAATGCAACCACATCTGCAAATACAATTGCATTGTTAAATGGGGCAAATATTTTAAGGGTTCATGATGTAAAAGAAGCCGTTGAGGCTGTGAAGATTGTAGCCCAAGTTTTGTAA
- a CDS encoding TIGR00730 family Rossman fold protein: MNKVVVFCGSSLGFNPVYREAATDLGNYFVKNNIGLVYGGGKIGMMGIVSDTILGKNGEVIGVVPKLLEKEEVVHAGVEQMIVCKKMSERKVIMSKLVDGYITLPGGFGTLDELFEVLTLNQLHIEQKPVGLLNINGFFDAILLQIDKMIEEGYVKPENKNLLIIEDSVDKLLEKMNTYKAPKKNHVIHKVVR, from the coding sequence ATGAATAAAGTTGTTGTTTTTTGCGGATCAAGTTTAGGTTTTAATCCTGTTTACAGAGAAGCAGCTACAGACCTTGGAAATTATTTTGTTAAAAACAATATTGGTTTGGTTTATGGAGGCGGAAAAATAGGAATGATGGGGATTGTTTCTGATACAATTTTAGGAAAAAATGGAGAAGTAATTGGTGTAGTTCCTAAATTATTAGAGAAAGAAGAAGTAGTGCATGCTGGCGTAGAACAAATGATTGTTTGCAAAAAAATGAGTGAACGTAAAGTAATTATGAGCAAACTGGTTGATGGTTATATTACCTTACCAGGAGGCTTCGGAACCTTAGATGAATTGTTTGAAGTTTTGACTTTAAATCAATTGCATATAGAACAAAAGCCTGTTGGACTTTTAAATATAAATGGTTTTTTTGATGCAATTTTATTACAAATTGATAAAATGATTGAAGAGGGGTATGTAAAACCAGAAAATAAAAACTTATTAATTATCGAAGATTCAGTGGATAAATTGTTAGAAAAAATGAATACTTACAAAGCACCAAAAAAAAATCACGTAATTCACAAAGTAGTTCGCTAA
- a CDS encoding DUF1599 domain-containing protein: MQDTSKQYDAVIEDCRSLFINKMSDYGSAWRILRLPSLTDQIFIKAQRIRQLQENEVQKVDEGEKSEFIGIINYSIMALIQLELGIAETSDLSTEKATILYDKHSTKTKELMMNKNHDYGEAWREMRVSSLTDLILQKLLRVKQIEDNKGKTLVSEGIDANYQDIINYAVFAMIHLG; this comes from the coding sequence ATGCAAGATACATCAAAACAATATGATGCTGTAATTGAAGATTGCAGGAGTTTATTTATCAATAAAATGTCTGATTATGGATCTGCCTGGCGAATTTTACGTCTGCCATCATTAACCGATCAAATATTTATTAAAGCACAAAGAATTAGACAATTACAAGAAAATGAGGTTCAAAAAGTAGATGAAGGAGAGAAATCTGAATTTATTGGTATCATTAATTACTCCATAATGGCTCTAATTCAGCTGGAATTGGGTATCGCTGAAACCTCTGATTTATCCACCGAAAAAGCAACTATTTTATACGATAAACATAGCACAAAAACGAAGGAATTAATGATGAATAAAAATCATGATTACGGCGAAGCTTGGAGAGAAATGCGTGTTTCTAGTTTAACAGATTTAATTTTACAGAAATTATTACGTGTAAAACAGATTGAAGATAACAAAGGAAAAACGTTGGTTTCTGAAGGGATTGATGCGAATTATCAAGACATAATTAATTATGCCGTTTTTGCGATGATTCATTTAGGGTAA
- a CDS encoding DoxX family protein has product MKFLVQLIRIIVGVLFIFSGFVKLVDPIGSQYKFEEYFSEGVLNLEFLIPYALPFAIFLVISEIVLGVALLVGWKAKFTLRSLVVMILLFLFLTGYSAYYNKVTDCGCFGDAIKLDPWETFIKDVVLTIFILFLSYKTRFIKPIKQTFLPFKIVLLSLIISSFIAYYVLAHLPIIDFRPYAIGKNIPEGMEYKDDGELPPVHDFMLENSQNDLAPQILKMEKVMLVIISSFEKAEYTGFPEIKKIADQAIKKGYKVYGVSASFSEIIQLAKKKYQLPFEVLFCDETTLKTMIRANPGVMILKKGTVVDKKNWKDLDGLEL; this is encoded by the coding sequence ATGAAATTTTTAGTTCAATTAATTAGAATTATAGTAGGGGTCTTATTTATATTTTCGGGCTTTGTAAAATTGGTAGACCCCATTGGTTCTCAATACAAATTTGAAGAATACTTTTCTGAAGGTGTTTTAAATCTAGAATTTTTAATTCCGTATGCATTGCCATTTGCCATCTTTTTAGTTATTTCTGAAATTGTTTTGGGCGTTGCTTTACTCGTTGGTTGGAAAGCAAAATTTACCCTAAGAAGCTTAGTAGTTATGATTTTACTGTTTTTGTTTTTAACAGGCTATTCTGCTTATTATAATAAAGTTACAGACTGCGGTTGCTTTGGTGATGCCATTAAATTAGACCCTTGGGAAACCTTTATAAAAGATGTAGTGTTAACGATCTTTATTCTCTTTTTAAGTTATAAAACACGATTTATAAAACCGATTAAACAAACTTTTTTACCATTTAAGATTGTACTTTTATCTTTAATTATTTCTTCATTTATTGCCTATTATGTATTGGCACATTTACCTATTATAGATTTCAGACCCTATGCAATTGGTAAAAATATTCCTGAAGGAATGGAATATAAAGATGACGGCGAATTACCTCCGGTACATGATTTTATGCTAGAAAATTCTCAAAATGATTTAGCACCACAAATCTTAAAAATGGAAAAAGTAATGTTGGTCATAATATCTAGTTTTGAGAAAGCTGAATACACAGGATTTCCTGAAATTAAAAAAATTGCAGATCAAGCGATCAAAAAAGGTTATAAAGTGTATGGCGTTTCTGCCTCTTTTTCTGAGATTATTCAATTGGCAAAGAAAAAATATCAACTTCCTTTTGAGGTTTTATTTTGTGATGAAACCACTTTAAAAACCATGATTAGAGCAAATCCTGGAGTTATGATTTTAAAGAAAGGAACCGTTGTTGACAAAAAAAACTGGAAGGATCTTGACGGTTTAGAACTATAA